A stretch of Desulfobacter hydrogenophilus DNA encodes these proteins:
- a CDS encoding AMP-binding protein, giving the protein MKTNGFHFLTEQAVADLLKGNGAPDRPFCGQYTYADIHAMAHTIFDRCSATRDQRGYLAIFTTDRAVIASAIIAALAGGPILILPHDISDGALMDLVSDPGYTWVVTDPGRTLPNRFTELVVTPDDQRRNSRPLKVAIDPDAPLLKLYTGGSTGKPNVWTKTVENIMGEALFHVGVHDITCDDMVVATVPPYHIYGLLFSVAAPLLAGARVADQTCGFPHEIVNLVTDTAATILVSVPTHFRALKGHDFPDHDLRLAFSSAGVLDEADERDFRQRNNVSVMEVYGSTETGGIAFRCRGRDETFFSPFTVIETHIAEETLKIRSPFISPEIVRDDLGFYLVPDRVKQCSGNAFAILGRSDTVVKIAGIRVDLDQVGAVLKTMDGIRDALVLARSVPRGRAFDICALVEGNCTHADIRQFLSGRLEAVAHPRRIKVVDHMPMTRSGKYDRAAVTALFEMDEG; this is encoded by the coding sequence ATGAAAACGAATGGATTTCATTTTTTGACTGAACAGGCCGTGGCCGATCTTTTAAAAGGGAATGGTGCGCCTGACAGACCTTTTTGCGGCCAGTACACCTATGCAGATATCCATGCCATGGCCCACACCATTTTTGACAGGTGTTCCGCAACGCGTGACCAGAGGGGATACCTTGCCATATTTACCACGGACAGGGCTGTCATCGCTTCCGCTATTATTGCTGCCCTGGCCGGCGGACCCATACTGATTCTGCCCCATGACATCTCGGACGGGGCGCTTATGGATCTGGTCAGTGATCCGGGATATACATGGGTGGTGACCGATCCGGGCAGGACGTTGCCCAACCGTTTTACAGAACTTGTTGTTACTCCGGATGATCAGCGCCGCAATTCCAGACCTTTAAAGGTCGCCATTGATCCGGATGCGCCTCTGCTTAAACTTTATACCGGCGGCTCAACCGGGAAACCGAACGTATGGACAAAGACTGTGGAAAATATCATGGGTGAAGCCCTGTTCCATGTGGGTGTGCATGACATCACCTGTGATGACATGGTGGTTGCCACGGTGCCGCCCTATCATATCTATGGTCTGCTGTTTTCTGTGGCTGCGCCTTTGCTGGCAGGCGCAAGGGTGGCCGATCAAACCTGCGGCTTTCCCCATGAGATTGTCAATCTGGTCACGGATACGGCGGCAACCATTCTCGTCAGTGTGCCGACCCATTTCAGAGCCTTGAAAGGCCATGATTTCCCGGACCATGATCTGCGTCTGGCCTTTTCTTCGGCAGGTGTTCTGGACGAGGCGGATGAAAGGGATTTTCGCCAGAGAAATAATGTTTCCGTCATGGAGGTTTACGGGTCAACCGAAACTGGCGGCATTGCCTTTAGATGCCGGGGACGTGACGAGACCTTTTTTTCGCCTTTTACCGTTATTGAAACCCATATTGCAGAAGAGACTTTAAAGATCCGCTCCCCTTTTATTTCCCCTGAAATTGTGCGGGATGATTTGGGTTTCTATCTGGTGCCGGACAGGGTGAAACAATGTTCTGGCAACGCCTTTGCCATCCTTGGCAGATCAGATACGGTTGTAAAAATTGCCGGTATTCGGGTGGATCTGGATCAGGTCGGGGCGGTTTTGAAGACAATGGACGGTATCAGGGATGCCCTGGTTCTGGCACGGTCCGTTCCCCGGGGCAGGGCCTTTGATATCTGTGCCCTTGTCGAAGGGAACTGCACCCATGCGGATATTCGACAATTTCTTTCCGGCAGGCTTGAGGCCGTGGCCCATCCCCGGAGGATCAAGGTTGTCGATCACATGCCCATGACCCGTTCCGGGAAGTATGACAGGGCTGCGGTTACAGCCTTGTTTGAAATGGACGAAGGCTGA
- a CDS encoding lysophospholipid acyltransferase family protein produces the protein METQFSNAGNETKPKGFAFLSFLRDLVITLLLWGYFIFGFILFFSPFYLIAFVCAPIREAAIQCLNSLFYNGFFILVRLLMPGVGLHIDPKVKGLENCIIVCNHVSYLDPLMMIALFRRHKTIVKATFFKVPVFGWVLRAAGYIPSMPKGRMAGLMVKQIKTLASFLETGGVLFVFPEGTRNRNAGKGVLALHSGVFKIARLCRSPINVLVIRNTDKLFTPGRFLFHTDFSGTISVELAGTIQPDYDKENVSTAGLMEQAGTILNKKQRISPWAHQTDRP, from the coding sequence ATGGAAACACAATTTTCAAACGCCGGGAACGAAACAAAACCCAAGGGGTTCGCTTTTCTCTCTTTTCTCCGGGATCTGGTCATTACACTGCTGCTCTGGGGCTATTTTATTTTTGGATTTATTCTGTTTTTTTCCCCGTTTTACCTGATCGCCTTTGTTTGTGCGCCCATACGCGAAGCGGCCATCCAATGTCTTAATTCTTTGTTTTACAACGGGTTTTTTATCCTGGTTCGTTTGCTGATGCCGGGCGTTGGCCTGCACATTGATCCCAAAGTCAAAGGCCTTGAAAACTGCATCATTGTCTGCAACCATGTCTCCTATCTGGATCCTTTGATGATGATCGCGTTGTTCCGGCGCCATAAAACCATTGTGAAAGCCACCTTTTTCAAGGTACCGGTGTTCGGCTGGGTGTTAAGGGCGGCAGGCTATATTCCGTCCATGCCCAAGGGGCGGATGGCCGGCCTGATGGTAAAACAGATCAAGACCCTTGCATCCTTTCTTGAAACGGGCGGTGTCCTTTTTGTGTTTCCCGAAGGTACCCGGAACCGCAATGCCGGAAAGGGTGTTCTGGCATTGCACAGTGGTGTGTTTAAGATTGCAAGGCTTTGCAGATCCCCCATAAATGTACTGGTGATTCGTAATACCGACAAATTGTTTACACCCGGCCGGTTTTTATTTCATACCGATTTTTCCGGCACCATCAGCGTTGAACTTGCCGGTACGATCCAGCCGGATTATGATAAAGAAAACGTGTCTACGGCAGGGCTCATGGAACAGGCCGGAACAATTTTAAACAAAAAACAAAGGATATCTCCTTGGGCGCATCAAACAGACAGGCCGTAA
- a CDS encoding beta-ketoacyl-[acyl-carrier-protein] synthase family protein — translation MGASNRQAVILGYDAVSALGTRFPDAWEKALRGDSGIGPLTRFPMDDNFPVRIAGEVESIDDLDYPFLKPREQAKWTSPIFKHAMLTTSRAIERSGIEITPDIAPRIAITYSSALGGVDAVLAADRRLVRENRLPKPFTNPNACINMVGGKVSILTGATGPITATISACATGATSMIIGAIFIEQGLCDVVICGAVDFALVPAIIAGFSTMNGTFYPKPGENVPARAASRPFSRNRRGFVVSEGAGAVILAAREFAQTWGLAYQVALAGWGMTSDAHHVVAPHLPTVTRCMELSLGHAGIDPQAVSSVNAHATATQVGDKVEYDALSAVFGKNIPPVTANKSMIGHAMGASSAIETIFAVQGMIDGQIPPTINYDPDPDMAFDCVADNARRLDQSYVLKNAFGFGGCNACIVLQHC, via the coding sequence TTGGGCGCATCAAACAGACAGGCCGTAATTCTGGGGTATGACGCGGTTTCTGCCCTGGGAACCCGGTTTCCTGATGCCTGGGAAAAGGCGCTGAGAGGAGACAGCGGTATTGGTCCGCTGACCCGGTTTCCCATGGATGATAACTTTCCCGTGCGTATTGCAGGCGAAGTGGAAAGCATTGATGATCTGGACTATCCCTTTCTTAAACCCCGGGAACAGGCCAAGTGGACCTCGCCTATTTTCAAGCATGCCATGCTGACCACATCCCGGGCCATTGAGCGAAGCGGGATTGAGATTACCCCTGACATTGCTCCCAGAATCGCCATTACTTACAGTTCCGCCCTGGGTGGGGTGGATGCCGTATTGGCTGCGGATCGCAGGCTGGTGCGAGAGAATCGCTTGCCCAAGCCCTTTACCAACCCCAACGCCTGCATCAACATGGTGGGGGGAAAGGTTTCCATCCTCACCGGTGCCACAGGCCCCATCACCGCCACCATTTCAGCCTGTGCCACAGGGGCCACATCCATGATCATCGGCGCCATATTTATTGAACAGGGCCTTTGCGATGTGGTCATCTGCGGTGCCGTGGATTTTGCCCTGGTGCCTGCCATCATTGCCGGGTTTTCCACCATGAACGGTACTTTTTATCCAAAGCCCGGGGAAAATGTCCCGGCCCGGGCGGCAAGTCGTCCCTTTTCCAGGAACCGGCGGGGATTCGTGGTCTCCGAAGGGGCCGGGGCTGTGATCCTGGCGGCCCGGGAGTTTGCCCAGACCTGGGGCTTGGCCTATCAGGTGGCCCTTGCCGGGTGGGGCATGACCTCGGATGCCCACCATGTGGTGGCGCCCCATTTGCCTACGGTAACCCGGTGCATGGAGTTAAGCCTTGGGCATGCCGGCATTGATCCGCAAGCGGTTTCCAGTGTCAATGCCCATGCCACCGCCACCCAGGTGGGGGATAAGGTGGAGTATGATGCGCTGTCGGCGGTGTTTGGTAAAAATATTCCGCCGGTGACCGCCAATAAATCCATGATCGGCCACGCCATGGGCGCATCCAGCGCCATTGAGACCATTTTTGCCGTCCAGGGGATGATTGACGGGCAGATTCCCCCCACCATTAACTATGACCCGGATCCTGACATGGCGTTTGACTGCGTGGCGGACAATGCAAGACGCCTGGACCAGTCGTATGTGTTGAAAAATGCATTTGGATTTGGCGGATGCAATGCCTGCATTGTACTGCAACATTGTTGA
- a CDS encoding B12-binding domain-containing radical SAM protein, whose protein sequence is MKILLINPPNSGKSIPEEQFGITSIKAIFRGEPLALEVLAGNLYDHDVEILDLKVEPPSALMETVHRFMPDIVGITGVTCEANSLIRIAQKIKTDPMGQKIIVVAGGHHASCDPGYFNIDVIDYIVCGIGKQSFRQLVQTLESGQAVNLQGVAKTSPGSPLTFVPRKFTFEDLVDDRPPRYDLVKAYRDTYVMGGIGKAGFVVTAYGCVHSCAFCSIPNITDRYLTHSIDSSINCFKQLEDVSLIRCVDANTFGHISFAKKFASAIIKSGVKKKIVADVRADTIVNHPDVIELWQKAGLAAVVIGFEEIDDSRLNYFNKKSDVSTNIKALQWLKTSGLKVIGDFIVSPDYRHTDFERLETFIQQHEIELPVPSILTPIPGTPLFKMMKHKIEIRDLAYYTFSNAVTKTALNKEVFYSLYAGLFQKFHKHINKTQ, encoded by the coding sequence ATGAAAATTCTGCTGATCAATCCACCAAACTCCGGAAAGAGCATCCCTGAAGAACAATTCGGGATTACCTCCATAAAAGCGATCTTCAGAGGAGAGCCGCTGGCACTTGAGGTGCTTGCCGGCAACCTGTACGACCACGACGTTGAAATCCTTGACCTCAAAGTTGAACCGCCATCGGCACTCATGGAAACGGTTCACCGCTTTATGCCGGACATTGTGGGTATTACCGGTGTCACGTGTGAAGCCAATTCTTTGATCCGCATTGCCCAAAAGATCAAAACAGATCCCATGGGACAAAAAATTATCGTGGTGGCGGGGGGACACCATGCCTCCTGCGACCCGGGATATTTCAATATTGATGTCATTGATTATATTGTCTGCGGGATCGGCAAACAAAGTTTTCGACAGCTTGTTCAAACCCTTGAATCCGGCCAGGCCGTCAATCTGCAGGGGGTTGCCAAAACATCTCCGGGAAGCCCTCTGACCTTTGTCCCCCGCAAATTTACGTTTGAGGACCTGGTGGATGATCGGCCGCCCCGCTACGACCTTGTCAAGGCATATCGGGACACATATGTCATGGGGGGCATCGGCAAGGCAGGCTTTGTTGTAACGGCCTATGGGTGTGTCCATTCATGCGCGTTCTGCTCCATTCCAAATATAACAGATCGGTATCTGACCCACTCCATTGATTCATCAATCAATTGTTTTAAACAGCTTGAAGATGTTTCCCTGATACGATGCGTTGATGCCAATACGTTCGGCCATATATCCTTTGCAAAAAAATTTGCCTCGGCCATTATCAAATCCGGTGTTAAAAAGAAAATTGTGGCCGATGTCAGAGCAGACACGATTGTCAATCACCCGGATGTGATTGAATTGTGGCAAAAAGCGGGACTTGCCGCCGTGGTGATCGGATTTGAGGAAATTGATGATTCACGGCTGAACTATTTTAATAAAAAAAGTGATGTAAGTACCAACATAAAAGCGCTTCAATGGCTTAAAACCAGTGGGCTAAAGGTGATCGGTGATTTTATCGTCTCGCCGGATTACAGACATACTGATTTTGAAAGGCTTGAAACTTTTATCCAACAGCATGAGATAGAACTGCCGGTTCCCTCCATTTTGACCCCCATTCCCGGAACCCCTTTATTTAAAATGATGAAACACAAAATTGAAATCCGGGATCTGGCCTATTATACATTTTCCAATGCAGTAACAAAAACGGCCCTGAATAAAGAGGTGTTTTATTCTTTATACGCAGGTCTTTTTCAAAAATTTCATAAACATATCAACAAAACCCAATGA
- a CDS encoding beta-ketoacyl-[acyl-carrier-protein] synthase family protein codes for MNRRVVITGYGVISPIGDTDDEIIRHLTQGISGVKELEDDGFLSGFIRSGVYGRIDYPKTYPFERNHRKTMGPVAFVACESARRAIEQSGLDKEFLTSGRVGVAFGSIHGSPLVQREIMRAYFKGGKDGGPGINAADFLKSMAHTTAVNITKMFGICGRVISPCTACTTSSQSIGFGYETIRFGMQDAMVCGGADEYDTSTVAVFDNLRACSVRFNDTPHLTPRPFDSRRDGLVVGEGAGALVLESLEHAKHRGANILGEVVGFASNNNGGDMILPNLAGITQTLSLALADAGIASQDVDFISAHATATRQGDTIEAKAIYDVYGDKPRVTALKSYMGHTIAACGAIETIITLMMMKHGFIPATLNLDTVDESCAMINHTRQLLDEKINTASVQNFAFGGVNTALVLKKFN; via the coding sequence ATGAATCGCAGAGTTGTGATAACAGGGTATGGCGTCATCTCCCCCATCGGGGATACGGACGATGAGATCATCCGGCATCTGACCCAGGGTATTTCCGGGGTTAAAGAACTTGAAGATGACGGTTTTTTGTCCGGGTTTATTCGGTCCGGTGTCTATGGCAGGATTGATTATCCCAAGACATACCCCTTTGAACGAAATCATCGAAAAACCATGGGGCCGGTGGCTTTTGTTGCCTGCGAGTCCGCCCGGCGGGCCATTGAACAATCCGGCCTGGACAAAGAATTTTTGACCTCGGGACGGGTCGGGGTGGCTTTTGGCTCCATCCATGGCAGCCCCTTGGTCCAGCGCGAGATCATGAGAGCCTATTTTAAGGGCGGCAAAGACGGCGGTCCGGGCATCAATGCCGCCGATTTTTTAAAATCCATGGCCCACACCACGGCCGTTAATATCACAAAGATGTTCGGCATATGCGGCCGGGTCATCAGTCCGTGTACGGCATGCACCACCAGCAGCCAGTCCATTGGTTTCGGATACGAAACCATCCGGTTCGGCATGCAGGATGCCATGGTATGCGGCGGTGCCGACGAGTACGACACCTCAACCGTGGCCGTATTTGACAATCTTCGGGCCTGCTCCGTCCGGTTTAATGACACCCCGCATCTTACCCCGCGCCCCTTTGACAGCCGGCGGGACGGTCTGGTGGTGGGCGAAGGCGCCGGTGCCCTTGTGCTGGAGTCCCTGGAACATGCCAAACATCGTGGTGCAAATATTCTGGGCGAGGTTGTGGGATTTGCCTCCAATAATAACGGCGGGGACATGATTCTGCCCAACCTGGCGGGAATTACCCAGACCTTGTCCCTGGCCCTGGCCGATGCGGGAATCGCCAGCCAGGATGTCGATTTCATCAGCGCCCATGCCACAGCCACCCGCCAGGGAGACACCATTGAGGCAAAAGCCATCTATGATGTGTATGGCGATAAGCCCCGGGTGACGGCCCTGAAAAGCTACATGGGCCATACCATTGCCGCTTGCGGCGCCATTGAGACCATCATCACTCTGATGATGATGAAGCACGGGTTTATCCCGGCCACCCTTAACCTTGATACCGTGGATGAATCCTGTGCCATGATCAATCATACAAGGCAGTTGCTGGATGAGAAGATCAACACGGCATCGGTCCAAAATTTTGCCTTTGGCGGGGTGAATACCGCTCTTGTATTAAAGAAATTTAATTGA
- a CDS encoding beta-ketoacyl-[acyl-carrier-protein] synthase family protein: MKAPMNRRVFVLGYGAATPLGATFDRTFENAVAGKSGFRKITRCEVKCLSNVVGEIPNWDPVASGMFEKKEAHNWNAAFVLLTVAVCREALANAGIVMEPGLGRRTACLIGSALNGMDAFRIASEKYANAGPLRVSPYLLPNLCGNMPASKAGIDLGFTGPLFSPQGACASGNHAIGMGARMIRDGDADVVLAGGVDTPLVPEIVQGFANMGATIKITPEDRAYADPGQASRPFSCDRKGMVLSEGCGVVVLAAEEVAKAHGLKPRAEVAGVGWTSDALHFTSPNLETIVRAMHQAIDDAQIDPRDIQYINAHGTSTFKGDLSEADCLRQVFGHHLGQIPVSSNKSQIGHTLGAAAAIEAALSIEAMQMGMVLPTINHCPAPDFDDLDVVPDTFRAHPHSFLLSNAYGFGGTNCCIVFKGV; this comes from the coding sequence ATGAAAGCACCAATGAACAGGCGGGTTTTTGTTTTGGGGTACGGGGCGGCCACTCCGTTGGGGGCCACATTTGACCGGACCTTTGAAAATGCCGTGGCCGGCAAATCAGGCTTCAGAAAGATCACCCGGTGTGAGGTGAAATGCTTAAGCAATGTGGTGGGAGAGATCCCGAACTGGGATCCCGTGGCAAGCGGGATGTTTGAAAAAAAAGAGGCCCATAACTGGAATGCGGCGTTTGTGCTGTTGACCGTGGCTGTGTGCCGGGAGGCCTTGGCCAATGCAGGCATTGTCATGGAACCCGGTCTCGGTCGGCGGACCGCCTGCCTGATCGGCTCGGCGTTGAACGGTATGGATGCTTTCAGGATTGCTTCGGAGAAATATGCCAATGCAGGCCCTTTACGGGTCAGTCCATATCTTTTGCCCAACCTGTGCGGCAACATGCCGGCCAGCAAGGCCGGTATTGACCTGGGATTTACGGGTCCTTTGTTTTCCCCCCAGGGGGCGTGTGCGTCGGGCAATCATGCCATCGGCATGGGGGCCAGGATGATCCGGGACGGTGATGCGGATGTTGTGCTGGCCGGCGGTGTGGATACGCCCCTGGTGCCGGAGATTGTCCAGGGGTTTGCCAATATGGGGGCCACCATAAAAATCACTCCCGAAGACCGGGCCTATGCGGATCCGGGTCAGGCCAGCCGCCCGTTCAGTTGCGACCGCAAGGGCATGGTACTCTCCGAAGGGTGTGGCGTGGTTGTGCTGGCCGCAGAAGAGGTGGCAAAGGCCCATGGTCTTAAACCCCGGGCCGAAGTGGCCGGTGTGGGATGGACTTCGGATGCTTTGCATTTTACCAGCCCCAATCTTGAGACCATTGTCCGGGCCATGCACCAGGCCATTGATGATGCGCAAATTGACCCCCGGGATATCCAGTACATTAATGCCCACGGCACCTCCACCTTCAAGGGAGACCTGTCAGAGGCCGACTGTTTAAGGCAGGTGTTCGGCCACCATTTAGGACAGATTCCCGTCTCATCCAACAAATCCCAGATCGGCCATACCCTGGGGGCGGCAGCCGCCATTGAGGCCGCATTAAGCATTGAGGCTATGCAAATGGGTATGGTGCTTCCCACCATTAACCATTGCCCGGCCCCTGATTTTGACGATCTGGATGTTGTGCCGGATACCTTCAGAGCTCACCCGCACTCGTTTCTTTTGTCCAATGCCTACGGGTTTGGCGGAACCAACTGCTGTATCGTCTTTAAAGGGGTGTAA
- a CDS encoding acyl-CoA thioesterase, which produces MKPKPFKPEITDEKASYVKDQTTGLFWHRTSHRTLYADTDRSQVVYHANYLRFFEQGRAALMRDIAYAYREIEKSGFIYPIIETKLNYFAPLFYDDLMWIHTRPAALERVKLQFDYVITSHTYDQIICKGYTRHCATNAQGIPVGVDEKTVRVWTQFPGKKEAEQ; this is translated from the coding sequence ATGAAACCAAAACCGTTTAAACCCGAAATTACAGATGAAAAAGCCTCTTATGTAAAGGATCAAACCACAGGACTCTTCTGGCACAGAACCAGCCATAGAACCCTTTATGCGGACACGGATCGTTCCCAGGTGGTCTACCATGCCAATTATTTAAGATTTTTTGAACAAGGCCGGGCCGCTTTGATGCGGGATATTGCCTACGCCTACCGGGAAATTGAAAAAAGTGGGTTTATCTATCCCATCATTGAGACCAAGTTGAACTATTTTGCGCCTTTGTTTTATGATGACCTTATGTGGATTCATACCCGGCCCGCCGCCCTGGAACGGGTTAAGCTTCAGTTTGATTATGTGATTACGAGCCATACCTATGACCAGATAATCTGCAAGGGCTATACCCGCCATTGTGCCACCAATGCCCAGGGTATCCCCGTTGGCGTGGATGAGAAAACCGTCCGGGTCTGGACACAGTTTCCCGGTAAAAAAGAGGCAGAACAGTAA